One Silene latifolia isolate original U9 population chromosome 4, ASM4854445v1, whole genome shotgun sequence DNA segment encodes these proteins:
- the LOC141651642 gene encoding uncharacterized protein LOC141651642, which translates to MTRHESRLTRGHEGEFVVNFNSELAKTAEMVDKGGKGRLLPLMGSIGIRDLISLSEFYVTFVYGFNKIEERVPLWNALTRLAVVDPWIVLGDFNNVMFYNEKIGLSDIKCTGAFFTWNNKQPSATRVFSRIDRVLVNDGWVNKWPDYYAHFAPEGDFDHCPCFINSEDTNVNKKNAFKFFNMWCRVPDFKELLRVSWSIPVPGTPMFRVVKKLKLLKPKLKELNSELFSDIEKNTDIAYGLMIEAQRQLQSDAGDKTLMDNEHNLRHSYHMLAQAKEDFLTQKAKCSWAKEGDANTAMFHKVIKQRQVKNKVLQIEDAMGKVCKNPEDIIQAFVGYHEDLLGTSTNTTGFYHPIVAKGKQVQSSEWSAINRIPTDEEIKNSLFSIPDDKSPGPDGYSSCFYKNGWETVKEDVCNAVKDFFQHGKLLKQINSTNLVLIPKVDNPISVKEFRPLACFNTIYKVISKLLCARMVDILPKIINPAQSSFINGRSIMSNILISQDLVRLYNRKSVSPRCMLKVDLRKAYDSIEWILCIKCKRGLRQGDPLSPLLFTLCMEYLGRLIEEISNEKSDIILNGLQPDIEAEILEHTGFKKGTLPFKYLGVQIYHKRLTKVDCNALADRMIKRIRGWNKRKISYSSRLILVKSMLATLHNCWAQIFILPAVVGKLVWWMVIKKDHLWIKWIDKIYMKGRAWYDYNPGTSSSWAWRKICEVKTRFKEACIDNKWLGKDEEYTITAGYDWLMQTTDVKVPWYTSVWNRFNVNKHSFIAWLIKHERLLTMDRLFKMGIITQTNCYLCGEDTENHEYLFVKCRNINQCYGKFMDWLNIRVHGDMTAERMIKLRKCSGFIRLVLCAMVTAIQYQVWNVRNLCRHEHYVISPSKILANVQHDCRLKLMQCKLENLKQGDITWCKHRDLSRVSIVEDNAVLPNGDSSNNKVYTPAQPVRLKKTMSLSQLFITKKTPGDRAWVRTVESDFTPKRGMFFLTLEDAVQFYNIYALACGFDVRRYTNAQYKGGVTVKSLVCNRQGYRDMKRKMRLEATNHEAGNLSTERTKTGELDTKEACDDKVWSKANMRLRTREKTG; encoded by the exons ATGACAAGGCATGAATCCAGGTTAACAAGAGGACATGAAGGGGAATTTGTGGTGAACTTTAATTCTGAATTGGCTAAAACTGCAGAAATGGTTGATAAAGGAGGGAAGGGGAGGCTTCTGCCTCTCATGGGTAGTATTGGA ATCAGAGACCTTATTTCCTTGTCTGAATTTTATGTCACTTTTGTTTATGGATTTAATAAAATAGAAGAGAGGGTGCCATTATGGAATGCTCTAACTAGATTGGCTGTGGTGGACCCCTGGATAGTTTTGGGTGATTTCAATAATGTTATGTTTTATAATGAAAAGATTGGATTGTCT GACATAAAATGCACTGGTGCATTTTTCACTTGGAACAATAAACAACCAAGTGCAACCAGAGTGTTCAGCAGGATTGACAGGGTGCTTGTAAATGATGGTTGGGTGAACAAATGGCCAGACTATTATGCTCATTTTGCACCTGAAGGGGACTTTGATCACTGCCCTTGCTTCATTAATAGTGAGGATACTAATGTGAATAAGAAGAACGCATTTAAGTTCTTCAATATGTGGTGTAGGGTGCCTGATTTTAAGGAACTTCTGAGGGTTAGTTGGTCTATACCTGTGCCAGGGACTCCTATGTTTAGAGTGGTGAAGAAACTGAAATTATTGAAACCTAAACTTAAGGAGTTGAACAGTGAGTTGTTCTCTGACATTGAGAAGAATACTGATATTGCTTATGGCCTGATGATTGAGGCACAGAGGCAACTTCAAAGTGATGCTGGAGATAAGACTCTGATGGATAATGAGCATAACCTCAGACATAGTTATCATATGTTGGCTCAGGCTAAAGAGGACTTCCTTACACAAAAAGCTAAATGCTCCTGGGCCAAGGAAGGTGATGCCAATACTGCAATGTTTCATAAAGTTATTAAACAGAGACAGGTGAAAAACAAAGTCCTGCAAATTGAGGATGCTATGGGTAAGGTGTGCAAAAACCCTGAGGATATAATTCAGGCATTTGTTGGTTATCATGAGGATCTGTTGGGCACAAGCACAAACACAACTGGGTTTTATCATCCCATTGTTGCCAAGGGCAAGCAGGTGCAGAGCAGTGAGTGGTCTGCTATTAATAGGATACCCACTGATGAGGAGATTAAAAACAGTCTGTTCTCAATTCCTGATGACAAGAGCCCAGGACCTGATGGGTATTCTAGTTGCTTTTATAAGAATGGATGGGAGACTGTTAAGGAGGATGTGTGCAATGCTGTGAAGGATTTTTTTCAACATGGAAAATTATTAAAACAAATCAATAGTACGAATTTGGTTTTGATTCCTAAGGTGGACAATCCTATTTCTGTGAAAGAGTTCAGACCTTTGGCTTGCTTTAATACCATCTATAAGGTCATATCCAAATTACTTTGTGCTAGGATGGTTGATATCCTCCCCAAGATTATTAATCCAGCTCAATCTTCTTTTATAAATGGGAGAAGCATTATGAGTAACATTCTGATTAGCCAAGACCTTGTGAGATTATATAATAGGAAAAGTGTGTCACCTAGGTGTATGCTTAAAGTGGATCTAAGGAAAGCTTATGATTCCATTGAGTGGATTTTGTGCATCAAAT GTAAGCGTGGGCTTAGGCAAGGGGACCCCTTATCTCCCTTGCTATTTACACTTTGCATGGAATATCTGGGTAGGCTAATTGAAGAG ATTAGCAATGAGAAGTCTGATATTATACTCAATGGCCTCCAACCTGATATTGAAGCTGAGATTTTGGAGCACACTGGGTTTAAGAAGGGGACTTTACCCTTTAAGTATCTAGGGGTCCAAATTTATCACAAAAGACTCACCAAGGTTGACTGTAATGCTCTGGCGGATAGAATGATCAAAAGGATCAGGGGTTGGAACAAAAGGAAAATCTCTTATTCTAGCAGACTGATTTTGGTGAAATCTATGCTAGCTACTCTTCATAACTGCTGGGCACAGATATTCATTTTGCCTGCAG TTGTTGGCAAACTTGTGTGGTGGATGGTCATTAAAAAGGATCATCTATGGATTAAATGGATAGACAAGATTTATATGAAAGGAAGGGCCTGGTATGATTATAATCCTGGAACATCTTCTTCCTGGGCATGGAGGAAGATTTGTGAGGTGAAAACTAGATTCAAAGAGGCTTGCATTGATAATAAGTGGTTGGGTAAAGATGAGGAGTACACTATTACTGCTGGTTATGATTGGTTGATGCAGACCACTGATGTGAAGGTCCCATGGTACACCAGTGTGTGGAATAGATTCAATGTGAATAAGCATTCGTTCATTGCATGGTTAATCAAGCATGAGAGGCTGCTTACTATGGATAGGCTGTTCAAAATGGGAATTATTACTCAAACCAATTGCTATTTGTGTGGAGAGGATACTGAAAATCATGAGTATCTGTTTGTCAAATGCAGGAACATCAATCAATGCTATGGCAAATTTATGGATTGGCTGAATATCAGGGTGCACGGGGATATGACTGCAGAAAGGATGATTAAGTTAAGGAAATGCTCGGGTTTCATTAGATTGGTACTGTGTGCTATGGTGACTGCAATTCAATATCAGGTGTGGAATGTCAGGAATTTATGTAGACATGAGCATTATGTGATTAGTCCTAGTAAGATCTTAGCAAATGTTCAACATGATTGTCGATTGAAGTTGATGCAATGCAAGCTGGAGAATTTGAAACAAGGAGATATCACTTGGTGTAAGCATAGAG ATCTTTCTCGTGTgtctattgttgaagacaatgcGGTCTTACCTAATGGGGATTCTTCTAATAACAAAGTATATACACCAGCCCAACCTGTTCGATTGAAGAAAACGATGAGTTTGTCTCAACTCTTCATTACAAAGAAGACACCGGGGGACCGAGCGTGGGTGAGGACTGTTGAGAGTGATTTTACGCCTAAACgtggcatgttc